In Primulina eburnea isolate SZY01 chromosome 5, ASM2296580v1, whole genome shotgun sequence, a single window of DNA contains:
- the LOC140832280 gene encoding probable inactive receptor kinase At2g26730 translates to MALIRHQTALEAVFFLLLLSCRWVHSEPTQDKQALLDFVSRVPHERRLQWNESDTACEWVGVGCDVTNSSVYYLRLPGVGLVGEIPPNTLGRLTQLRVLSLRSNRLSGSIPPEFSQLIFLRSLYLQGNQLSGEFPIEITELSRMIRLDLSFNNFSGPIPFSISNLTHLTGLFLENNSFSGKIPSVAPPGIVDFNVANNNLNGSIPSVLAKFPTSAFAGNVDLCGGPLPPCNPFFPSPSPTPTLPPILTPTHKRHKKLSAAAIIAISVVGGVLLLLLILALIFLLLRKKISREKTTKAPKPDAASRAAGPVLDIGTSSSKEDVTGGSTDGAGRNKLVFFNGNGYSFDLEDLLRASAEVLGKGSVGTSYKAVLEEGTTVVVKRLKDVAVGKKEFEQQIQIIGNLKNENLLPLRAFYFSKDEKLLVYDYMPAGSLSALLHGSRGSSRSPLDWDSRIKIASSAARGLAHLHAFGNLPHGNIKSSNVLLKQDNIDAYVSDYGLNPLFSGTIPPNHRITGYRAPEVLETKKVTFKSDVYSFGVLILELLTGKSPNQPSLGDEGIDLPRWVQSVVREEWTAEVFDVALMRQHNVEEEMVQLLQIGMACVAMVPDQRPAMQEVVRMIGEINRDHTDDALRQSSDDALPGGSDSQTPPTEPRISPPSGTA, encoded by the exons ATGGCACTGATTCGGCATCAGACTGCTCTGGAAGCCGTTTTCTTCTTGCTGCTACTGAGTTGCCGCTGGGTTCACTCGGAGCCCACTCAGGACAAGCAAGCGCTCCTCGATTTCGTCTCGCGTGTCCCGCATGAAAGACGGCTCCAGTGGAATGAGTCCGATACGGCTTGTGAGTGGGTGGGTGTCGGGTGCGATGTTACAAATTCCTCTGTTTACTATTTGAGGTTACCGGGTGTTGGCCTCGTCGGGGAGATTCCGCCGAACACGTTGGGTAGGCTCACGCAGCTCCGAGTGTTGAGTCTCCGTTCAAATAGGCTGTCTGGTTCCATTCCGCCGGAATTCTCCCAGCTCATATTCCTCCGCAGCTTGTATCTGCAGGGGAACCAGTTATCCGGCGAATTTCCGATTGAGATTACGGAGTTATCTCGGATGATCCGCCTCGACCTGTCATTCAACAACTTCAGCGGCCCGATTCCGTTTTCTATCAGCAACCTCACTCATTTAACCGGTTTGTTTTTGGAGAACAATTCCTTTAGCGGCAAAATCCCGAGCGTAGCTCCTCCTGGTATTGTAGATTTCAATGTGGCAAACAATAATCTCAATGGTTCGATCCCTAGCGTACTTGCCAAATTCCCGACATCCGCATTCGCTGGAAATGTCGATTTATGCGGCGGCCCATTGCCTCCGTGCAACCCATTTTTCCCTTCGCCGTCCCCCACCCCTACATTACCTCCAATCCTCACTCCAACCCATAAAAGGCACAAAAAGTTATCAGCAGCAGCAATAATTGCCATTTCAGTCGTCGGCGGAGTACTGCTTCTGTTGCTCATACTAGCATTAATATTCCTTCTACTGAGAAAGAAAATATCAAGAGAAAAAACAACAAAAGCGCCCAAACCAGACGCCGCATCCAGGGCTGCAGGGCCAGTGCTCGACATCGGAACTTCGTCGTCGAAAGAAGACGTCACAGGGGGTTCCACTGACGGAGCGGGAAGAAACAAACTCGTATTCTTCAATGGCAATGGATACAGCTTTGATTTGGAGGATTTGTTGAGGGCTTCTGCAGAAGTATTGGGAAAAGGAAGTGTGGGCACTAGCTACAAGGCGGTGCTGGAAGAAGGCACAACTGTGGTGGTGAAGAGGCTGAAAGATGTAGCGGTGGGGAAGAAAGAATTTGAGCAACAAATTCAAATTATTGGGAATTTGAAGAATGAAAATCTGCTGCCACTGAGAGCTTTCTACTTCTCCAAGGATGAGAAATTGCTGGTGTATGATTACATGCCTGCTGGGAGTTTATCTGCTCTTCTTCATG GTAGTCGAGGTTCAAGTCGCAGCCCACTAGACTGGGACAGCAGAATAAAAATAGCATCCAGTGCTGCGAGAGGACTAGCACACCTTCATGCATTTGGAAACTTACCACATGGAAACATCAAGTCCTCGAATGTCCTCCTCAAACAAGACAATATTGATGCATATGTATCAGATTACGGGCTTAATCCCCTATTCTCGGGCACGATCCCTCCAAATCATCGCATCACGGGCTACCGCGCTCCTGAGGTGCTTGAAACCAAGAAAGTCACGTTCAAGTCTGATGTCTACAGCTTTGGAGTACTCATTTTAGAGCTATTAACAGGCAAATCGCCTAATCAGCCTTCGTTAGGTGATGAAGGGATCGATTTGCCTCGATGGGTACAAAGTGTTGTACGCGAAGAATGGACGGCCGAAGTTTTTGACGTTGCACTAATGAGACAGCACAATGTGGAGGAAGAAATGGTACAGCTTCTCCAGATAGGTATGGCCTGTGTAGCCATGGTGCCAGACCAAAGACCAGCAATGCAAGAAGTTGTCAGAATGATCGGGGAAATTAATAGAGACCACACCGATGACGCTTTACGGCAGTCATCTGATGATGCATTACCAGGGGGATCAGACAGTCAAACGCCTCCAACAGAGCCAAGGATTTCTCCCCCGAGTGGCACAGCTTAA
- the LOC140832283 gene encoding uncharacterized protein, producing the protein MDSSSNPSLLQALTSRGWCFRDPERIEGLISAQFSGSGFCTVDSIESELLNMDLRSIGGKSLPEASDLCKASNIRGPMVLQVSSCRDITRSSIGETSGNSGNRLLLLKLTDGHSEANAVELSHVPSLREDVIPGTKVQLLNKANVRSGIVCLNSKVIIILGGVVQSLLEESQMKRKYLVNSHHTVKLSRENASSCPPPFEKLQIQAPKQGITGFSGSSSSEKGQRLAGKDGHSNSIQTSNDLNLDRVTDVNLLLNVDKEEEKPTCSLTRPKVTASVPVQNQVAAQKLLQKSTQPNHNSRNSKSLRYRGKGKQEESAFLTLDEWERRKTGNDLRTTNECRGIDQDEDLARQLQQQLDLEDIQEQSSSYMVDAENIKMSMFNFERDDPRAVGRDEFRGRGRGRGRGRGRGRGSRGRGIILQ; encoded by the exons ATGGATTCCAGCAGCAACCCTTCGCTCCTGCAAGCTCTCACATCCAGAGGCTGGTGTTTTCGCGATCCCGAACGAATCGAAGGGCTGATAAGCGCTCAGTTCTCAGGTAGCGGTTTTTGCACCGTCGATTCAATAGAATCGGAACTCCTCAACATGGACTTGCGATCGATTGGCGGGAAATCTCTACCCGAAGCTTCTGATCTTTGTAAAGCTTCTAATATTCGAGGACCAATGGTCCTTCAG GTGTCCTCATGTAGAGATATAACCCGGAGTTCTATAGGCGAAACTTCTGGAAATTCAGGCAATCGGCTACTTCTATTGAAGCTGACGGATGGGCATTCTGAAGCTAATGCTGTAGAGTTATCTCATGTTCCATCACTTCGTGAAGATGTTATCCCTGGGACTAAG GTCCAACTGCTCAACAAAGCTAATGTACGTAGCGGTATTGTGTGTTTGAACAGTAAGGTAATCATAATATTGGGGGGTGTTGTTCAGTCACTACTTGAAGAATCACAAATGAAACGCAAGTATTTGGTCAACTCTCATCACACTGTAAAGCTCTCTCGTGAAAATGCATCAAGTTGTCCTCCACCATTTGAAAAACTCCAAATTCAAGCCCCTAAGCAAGGAATCACAG GTTTTTCTGGATCATCCTCGAGTGAGAAGGGCCAGAGACTGGCTGGGAAAGATGGACACTCCAATTCGATTCAGACGAGCAATGACCTGAATTTGGATCGTGTAACTGATGTAAACCTGCTTCTTAACGTTGACAAAGAGGAGGAGAAGCCAACATGCTCCCTAACACGGCCAAAAG TGACTGCGTCTGTACCTGTTCAAAATCAAGTAGCCGCCCAAAAACTTCTCCAGAAATCAACTCAGCCTAACCATAACAGTCGTAATTCCAAAAGTCTGAGATATAGGGGAAAGGGAAAACAGGAAGAATCAGCTTTCCTCACTCTAGATGAATGGGAGAGGAGGAAAACTGGAAATGATCTTCGGACAACAAATGAATGTCGTGGTATCGATCAAGATGAAGACCTTGCAAGACAGCTTCAACAGCAATTAGATCTTGAAGATATTCAA GAACAAAGTAGTTCTTATATGGTGGATGCAGAGAATATAAAGATGAGTATGTTCAACTTCGAAAGAGACGACCCCAGAGCTGTTGGTAGAGATGAATTTCGAGGAAGAGGGAGAGGAAGAGGTAGAGGAAGAGGAAGGGGACGAGGAAGCAGAGGTAGGGGTATAATTCTGCAGTAA
- the LOC140832285 gene encoding protein arginine N-methyltransferase PRMT10-like isoform X2, translating into MAEHARQLVEANNLHSVVEVIEGSIEDVNLPEKVDVIISEWMGYFLLRESMFDSVICARDRWLKPNGVMYPSHARMWMAPLSSGLVDQKMKDYEGSMDDWYCFINEAKNYYGVDMSVLTKPYTEEQRKYYLETSIWKNLHPNHIIGTTVVIKEIDCLNATVNDIRTVHASFSSSITTENSRLCGFAGWFDVHFRGSNTNPAQQEIELTTAPNEDFGTHWGQQVFLLHPPPRVQQGDDLVVQFSMSRSKENHRLMEIDLSYEMKQSGKLLPLVQNKIFIE; encoded by the exons ATGGCAGAGCATGCACGTCAACTGGTTGAAGCAAACAATCTTCACAGTGTTGTTGAAGTGATTGAGGGATCAATTGAAGATGTTAATCTTCCAGAAAAAG TTGATGTTATTATTTCAGAATGGATGGGATACTTTCTTCTGCGGGAATCAATGTTTGACTCTGTAATTTGTGCTCGGGATCGCTGGTTAAAGCCAAATGGAGTTAT GTATCCAAGTCATGCTCGAATGTGGATGGCACCTCTCAGTTCTGGTTTAGTAGACCAGAAAATGAAAGATTATGAAGGGTCCATGGATGATTGGTATTGCTTTATTAACGAGGCTAAAAATTATTACGGTGTTGATATGAGTGTTTTGACAAAGCCATATACTGAAGAACAAAGAAAATACTATTTGGAG ACATCGATTTGGAAAAATCTTCATCCAAATCATATTATCGGAACAACTGTGGTTATTAAGGAGATCGATTGCCTGAATGCCACTGTAAATGATATACGAACTGTTCATGCAAGCTTTTCGTCATCCATCACAACAGAGAATTCGAGATTATGTGGTTTTGCCGGATGGTTTGATGTCCATTTCCGG GGTAGCAACACAAATCCAGCTCAACAGGAAATTGAGTTGACAACTGCCCCAAATGAAGATTTTGGTACACATTGGGGCCAGCAG GTGTTCCTTCTACACCCTCCTCCACGTGTTCAACAAGGGGATGATTTGGTAGTTCAATTTTCAATGTCTCGGTCCAAAGAGAATCATCGATTGATGGAAATTGACCTGTCCTATGAGATGAAACAATCAGGCAAATTGCTTCCACTTGTCCAAAACAAAATTTTCATTGAATGA
- the LOC140832285 gene encoding protein arginine N-methyltransferase PRMT10-like isoform X1 encodes MGSTSEPAAVDKGVDFANYFCTYGFLYHQKEMLCDRVRMDAYFNAVFQNKHHFFEKTILDVGAGSGILAIWSAQAGAKKVYAVEATKMAEHARQLVEANNLHSVVEVIEGSIEDVNLPEKVDVIISEWMGYFLLRESMFDSVICARDRWLKPNGVMYPSHARMWMAPLSSGLVDQKMKDYEGSMDDWYCFINEAKNYYGVDMSVLTKPYTEEQRKYYLETSIWKNLHPNHIIGTTVVIKEIDCLNATVNDIRTVHASFSSSITTENSRLCGFAGWFDVHFRGSNTNPAQQEIELTTAPNEDFGTHWGQQVFLLHPPPRVQQGDDLVVQFSMSRSKENHRLMEIDLSYEMKQSGKLLPLVQNKIFIE; translated from the exons ATGGGTAGCACTAGCGAACCCGCCGCCGTAGACAAGGGTGTTGATTTCGCTAACTATTTTTGTACCTACGGCTTTCTCTACCACCAGAAGGAGATGCTCTGTGACCGAGTTCGAATGGATGCTTACTTCAACGCCGTCTTCCAGAACAAGCACCATTTCTTTGAGAAG ACTATTCTAGATGTTGGCGCGGGGAGTGGTATTCTAGCTATATGGTCTGCACAGGCGGGGGCAAAGAAAGTTTATGCTGTGGAAGCCACCAAGATGGCAGAGCATGCACGTCAACTGGTTGAAGCAAACAATCTTCACAGTGTTGTTGAAGTGATTGAGGGATCAATTGAAGATGTTAATCTTCCAGAAAAAG TTGATGTTATTATTTCAGAATGGATGGGATACTTTCTTCTGCGGGAATCAATGTTTGACTCTGTAATTTGTGCTCGGGATCGCTGGTTAAAGCCAAATGGAGTTAT GTATCCAAGTCATGCTCGAATGTGGATGGCACCTCTCAGTTCTGGTTTAGTAGACCAGAAAATGAAAGATTATGAAGGGTCCATGGATGATTGGTATTGCTTTATTAACGAGGCTAAAAATTATTACGGTGTTGATATGAGTGTTTTGACAAAGCCATATACTGAAGAACAAAGAAAATACTATTTGGAG ACATCGATTTGGAAAAATCTTCATCCAAATCATATTATCGGAACAACTGTGGTTATTAAGGAGATCGATTGCCTGAATGCCACTGTAAATGATATACGAACTGTTCATGCAAGCTTTTCGTCATCCATCACAACAGAGAATTCGAGATTATGTGGTTTTGCCGGATGGTTTGATGTCCATTTCCGG GGTAGCAACACAAATCCAGCTCAACAGGAAATTGAGTTGACAACTGCCCCAAATGAAGATTTTGGTACACATTGGGGCCAGCAG GTGTTCCTTCTACACCCTCCTCCACGTGTTCAACAAGGGGATGATTTGGTAGTTCAATTTTCAATGTCTCGGTCCAAAGAGAATCATCGATTGATGGAAATTGACCTGTCCTATGAGATGAAACAATCAGGCAAATTGCTTCCACTTGTCCAAAACAAAATTTTCATTGAATGA
- the LOC140832284 gene encoding palmitoyl-acyl carrier protein thioesterase, chloroplastic-like — MVTTAATSAIFAVASPASDSFGKATGKNEGNIPSSIDAFGNGVKSKSTSSGRLQMKANAQANPRVNGTRVGVMDGRKIEDEVISSPPPRTFINQLPDWSMLLAAITTIFLAAEKQWMMLDWKPKRLDVIDDPFGLGSIMQNGLIFRQNFSIRSYEIGADRTVSVETLMNHLQETALNHVKTAGLLNDGFGSTPEMSKRNLIWVVAKMQVLVDRYPTWGDVIQVDTWVAASGKNGMRRDWLIRDRNTGDVLTRASSQWVMMNKETRRLAKIPDEVRDEIGGYFVDSPPVVDQETRKLPKLDDTTADYIHTGLTPRWTDLDVNQHVNNVKYVGWILESAPLPVVETHELAGITLEYRRECTRDSVLESLCSVLDKGIGDLANSGFVECQHLLRLEGGGEVIKGRTEWRPKHADRIGA, encoded by the exons ATGGTGACGACTGCTGCAACGTCTGCAATTTTCGCAGTAGCTTCTCCGGCTTCAGATTCTTTTGGAAAAGCAACAGGAAAGAATGAAGGAAACATTCCTTCAAGTATTGATGCATTTGGGAATGGTGTTAAGTCAAAATCCACATCTTCAGGACGTTTACAGATGAAGGCCAACGCACAAGCCAATCCCAGGGTTAATGGGACAAGGGTTGGAGTAATGGATGGTCGTAAGATTGAAGACGAGGTGATCTCATCCCCTCCTCCAAGGACTTTTATCAACCAATTACCTGATTGGAGCATGCTCCTTGCTGCCATCACAACAATATTTCTGGCAGCAGAGAAGCAATGGATGATGCTTGATTGGAAACCGAAACGTTTAGATGTGATTGATGATCCCTTTGGTTTAGGGAGCATCATGCAGAATGGTTTGATATTTCGTCAAAACTTCAGTATCAGATCATATGAAATAGGCGCTGATCGAACTGTCTCTGTGGAGACGTTGATGAATCATTTGCAG GAAACAGCTCTTAATCATGTAAAGACTGCAGGACTGCTCAATGATGGCTTTGGTTCAACTCCTGAGATGTCCAAAAGAAATTTAATTTGGGTGGTTGCTAAAATGCAGGTTCTCGTGGATCGCTATCCTACTTG GGGTGATGTTATTCAGGTAGATACTTGGGTAGCTGCTTCTGGGAAGAATGGCATGCGCCGAGACTGGCTTATACGTGATCGCAACACTGGAGATGTTTTAACAAGAGCTTCCAG TCAATGGGTGATGATGAATAAAGAGACCAGGAGATTAGCGAAAATTCCGGATGAGGTTCGGGATGAAATAGGTGGCTATTTTGTGGATTCTCCTCCCGTGGTGGACCAGGAAACTAGGAAACTACCAAAACTTGATGATACAACTGCAGATTATATCCATACTGGTTTAACT CCAAGATGGACTGATTTAGATGTGAACCAACACGTGAATAATGTCAAATACGTTGGCTGGATTCTTGAG AGTGCACCATTGCCTGTCGTGGAGACTCATGAGCTTGCTGGTATAACTCTAGAGTACCGGAGGGAATGCACAAGGGACAGTGTGCTGGAGTCTCTCTGTTCTGTACTGGATAAGGGCATTGGTGATCTGGCAAATTCTGGTTTTGTTGAGTGCCAGCATTTGCTGCGGTTAGAGGGTGGTGGTGAAGTCATCAAGGGAAGGACTGAGTGGAGGCCTAAACACGCTGACAGAATCGGAGCATGA
- the LOC140832288 gene encoding uncharacterized protein isoform X2, which produces MASPADPSTQNAFRKQKKGPPFKFLAPLIYAPVLPLIRLSLRHRPVLRDRLFTTVLVGAFAHGFYLVTDLYDSESK; this is translated from the exons ATGGCGTCGCCGGCTGATCCATCGACTCA GAACGCCTTTAGGAAACAAAAGAAAGGTCCTCCGTTCAAATTTTTGGCTCCGTTAATCTATGCTCCTGTTCTTCCTCTCA TTCGGCTTTCGCTCCGACATAGACCGGTTTTGAGGGATCGACTGTTTACAACAGTCTTGGTTGGTGCCTTTGCTCATGGGTTCTACTTGGT AACAGATCTTTACGATTCCGAGAGCAAATGA
- the LOC140832288 gene encoding uncharacterized protein isoform X1, translated as MASPADPSTQNAFRKQKKGPPFKFLAPLIYAPVLPLIRLSLRHRPVLRDRLFTTVLVGAFAHGFYLVSLRFREQMIRRE; from the exons ATGGCGTCGCCGGCTGATCCATCGACTCA GAACGCCTTTAGGAAACAAAAGAAAGGTCCTCCGTTCAAATTTTTGGCTCCGTTAATCTATGCTCCTGTTCTTCCTCTCA TTCGGCTTTCGCTCCGACATAGACCGGTTTTGAGGGATCGACTGTTTACAACAGTCTTGGTTGGTGCCTTTGCTCATGGGTTCTACTTGGT ATCTTTACGATTCCGAGAGCAAATGATTCGGCGTGAATGA